One region of Drosophila kikkawai strain 14028-0561.14 chromosome 2R, DkikHiC1v2, whole genome shotgun sequence genomic DNA includes:
- the Nadk2 gene encoding NAD kinase 2, mitochondrial isoform X4 — MILYLHNLHKDFEKRVVQSFQDVGCEVKMASRLEFRSSLSKDVMRWADVIVPVGGDGTFLLSAGRASPLFALSQQKTPIVGFNSDPLHSEGRLMLPKHYSDNPADAVARIKSGDFKWMHRSRVRTTFLGNNGEIPESTDLFRHIEVKMEQVTTKPELLDQNMARKYKARMKRVLPYLALNEVFIGEHLSARVSHLQLVLDHQDVVNKTKCSGLCVSTGTGSTSWHTSINRITSRCVEDLLKSLPNSSLPDLSTLLASSEEIAQQYNRNLLFAPDDPRLCYSVREQICVGVWPMPKTFKERDFGQSVFVKSHCLDANLVIDGSIMYPFNDGAKALLEVHPEDALLTIALD, encoded by the exons ATGATTCTGTACCTTCACAATCTGCACAAGGACTTTGAGAAGCGGGTCGTGCAGAGCTTTCAGGACGTGGGTTGTGAGGTGAAGATGGCCAGCAG ACTTGAATTTAGAAGCTCGTTGAGCAAGGATGTCATGAGATGGGCGGACGTCATCGTGCCGGTGGGCGGCGATGGCACGTTCCTTCTATCCGCCGGCCGTGCTAGTCCGCTTTTCGCGCTAAGCCAGCAGAAGACACCGATTGTGGGCTTCAATTCGGATCCGCTGCACTCGGAGGGGCGGCTCATGCTCCCCAAACACTATTCGGACAATCCAGCCGATGCCGTGGCACGCATTAAAAGT GGCGACTTCAAGTGGATGCATCGCTCGAGGGTTCGCACCACGTTTCTGGGAAACAACGGTGAGATCCCCGAATCAACAGACCTCTTTCGGCATATTGAGGTTAAAATGGAGCAGGTGACTACCAAGCCTGAACTGCTGGACCAGAACATGGCCCGCAAGTATAAGGCCAGAATGAAACGTGTTCTTCCCTACTTGGCTCTCAATGAG GTCTTCATTGGGGAACACCTCTCAGCCCGAGTTTCCCACCTGCAACTGGTGCTGGACCACCAGGATGTGGTGAACAAGACAAAGTGTTCAGGGCTCTGTGTCAGCACCGGCACGGGCTCAACGTCCTGGCACACAAGCATCAATCGCATTACCAGCCGATGTGTGGAGGATCTTTTGAAATCACTGCCAAACAGTAGTTTGCCGGATTTGTCGACACTGCTGGCGAGCTCGGAGGAGATTGCCCAGCAGTATAACCGCAACCTGCTCTTCGCACCCGACGATCCGCGGCTCTGTTACTCGGTCCGGGAGCAAATTTGCGTGGGAGTTTGGCCCATGCCGAAGACCTTCAAGGAGCGCGACTTTGGCCAGAGTGTGTTCGTCAAGTCGCATTGCCTCGATGCCA ACCTGGTTATAGATGGCAGCATTATGTATCCCTTCAACGACGGCGCAAAGGCCCTGCTGGAGGTCCATCCCGAGGATGCCCTGCTGACCATCGCCCTAGACTAA
- the Nadk2 gene encoding NAD kinase 2, mitochondrial isoform X2, whose translation MGSRRFLSKGLKYANFTPTNFKLKRALVVTKLSRYEFEQQRNPQLSREQLEKKLRDRGTDVEMILYLHNLHKDFEKRVVQSFQDVGCEVKMASRLEFRSSLSKDVMRWADVIVPVGGDGTFLLSAGRASPLFALSQQKTPIVGFNSDPLHSEGRLMLPKHYSDNPADAVARIKSGDFKWMHRSRVRTTFLGNNGEIPESTDLFRHIEVKMEQVTTKPELLDQNMARKYKARMKRVLPYLALNEVFIGEHLSARVSHLQLVLDHQDVVNKTKCSGLCVSTGTGSTSWHTSINRITSRCVEDLLKSLPNSSLPDLSTLLASSEEIAQQYNRNLLFAPDDPRLCYSVREQICVGVWPMPKTFKERDFGQSVFVKSHCLDANLVIDGSIMYPFNDGAKALLEVHPEDALLTIALD comes from the exons ATGGGCTCCAGAAGGTTTCTATCAAAGGGGTTGA AGTATGCCAACTTTACGCCTACCAACTTTAAGCTGAAACGAGCCCTGGTGGTCACCAAGTTATCGCGCTATGAGTTCGAACAGCAGCGAAATCCACAGCTCTCGCGGGAGCAACTGGAGAAGAAGCTGCGGGACCGTGGTACCGACGTCGAGATGATTCTGTACCTTCACAATCTGCACAAGGACTTTGAGAAGCGGGTCGTGCAGAGCTTTCAGGACGTGGGTTGTGAGGTGAAGATGGCCAGCAG ACTTGAATTTAGAAGCTCGTTGAGCAAGGATGTCATGAGATGGGCGGACGTCATCGTGCCGGTGGGCGGCGATGGCACGTTCCTTCTATCCGCCGGCCGTGCTAGTCCGCTTTTCGCGCTAAGCCAGCAGAAGACACCGATTGTGGGCTTCAATTCGGATCCGCTGCACTCGGAGGGGCGGCTCATGCTCCCCAAACACTATTCGGACAATCCAGCCGATGCCGTGGCACGCATTAAAAGT GGCGACTTCAAGTGGATGCATCGCTCGAGGGTTCGCACCACGTTTCTGGGAAACAACGGTGAGATCCCCGAATCAACAGACCTCTTTCGGCATATTGAGGTTAAAATGGAGCAGGTGACTACCAAGCCTGAACTGCTGGACCAGAACATGGCCCGCAAGTATAAGGCCAGAATGAAACGTGTTCTTCCCTACTTGGCTCTCAATGAG GTCTTCATTGGGGAACACCTCTCAGCCCGAGTTTCCCACCTGCAACTGGTGCTGGACCACCAGGATGTGGTGAACAAGACAAAGTGTTCAGGGCTCTGTGTCAGCACCGGCACGGGCTCAACGTCCTGGCACACAAGCATCAATCGCATTACCAGCCGATGTGTGGAGGATCTTTTGAAATCACTGCCAAACAGTAGTTTGCCGGATTTGTCGACACTGCTGGCGAGCTCGGAGGAGATTGCCCAGCAGTATAACCGCAACCTGCTCTTCGCACCCGACGATCCGCGGCTCTGTTACTCGGTCCGGGAGCAAATTTGCGTGGGAGTTTGGCCCATGCCGAAGACCTTCAAGGAGCGCGACTTTGGCCAGAGTGTGTTCGTCAAGTCGCATTGCCTCGATGCCA ACCTGGTTATAGATGGCAGCATTATGTATCCCTTCAACGACGGCGCAAAGGCCCTGCTGGAGGTCCATCCCGAGGATGCCCTGCTGACCATCGCCCTAGACTAA
- the Dbp45A gene encoding probable ATP-dependent RNA helicase Dbp45A: MQRKEVNPFQALGLRPWLVKQLTKLGLKGATAIQQNCIPAILSGQDCIGAAKTGSGKTFAFALPILERLSEEPVSHFALVLTPTHELAYQISEQFLVAGQAMGVRVCVVSGGTDQMIESQKLMQRPHIVVAMPGRLADHLTGCDTFSFDNLKYLVVDEADRMLNGDFDESLAIIERCLPKTRQNLFFSATMKDFMKESSIFPIAKDCMEWSQDSDVATVDTLDQRYLLCADYDRDMVLIESLRKYREENENANVMIFTNTKKYCQLLSMTLKSMDIDNVCLHGFMRQKERVAALSRFKSNHIRTLIATDVAARGLDIPSVQLVINHMLPRTPKEYIHRVGRTARAGRKGMSISIFRFPRDLELLGAIEEEINTKLTEHPIDQRMVERIFMQVNVTRRESEMQLDNNDFDERAQNYRRKTWIMEGKDPDEMEALYRKKQKDKLKEIRRKRKQQQAEAAASEEGKALLQDERFKSVDSARFEKKSKGRSQTPRAETEKKPLKRLNKGKPSAQKVKTKQRTKVQGKMKK; this comes from the exons atgcagCGAAAGGAAGTAAATCCCTTCCAGGCACTGGGCCTGCGACCTTGGCTAGTAAAGCAGCTCACCAAGCTAG GCCTGAAAGGAGCCACTGCCATCCAACAAAACTGTATTCCGGCAATCTTGTCGGGCCAGGATTGCATCGGAGCAGCCAAGACCGGTTCGGGAAAGACCTTTGCCTTTGCACTGCCCATTCTAGAGCGCCTAAGCGAAGAACCCGTGAGCCACTTTGCATTGGTGCTGACGCCCACACACGAGCTGGCCTACCAGATATCCGAGCAGTTCCTGGTGGCCGGACAGGCTATGGGAGTGCGCGTATGCGTGGTTTCCGGTGGCACCGACCAGATGATCGAGAGCCAGAAGCTTATGCAGCGACCGCACATAGTTGTGGCCATGCCGGGTCGTCTGGCAGACCACCTCACCGGCTGCGACACCTTCTCCTTCGACAATCTTAAGTACTTGGTGGTTGATGAGGCCGATCGCATGCTAAATGGTGACTTCGATGAGAGCCTGGCCATCATCGAACGGTGTCTGCCCAAGACCAGGCAAAACTTGTTCTTCTCCGCCACCATGAAGGACTTTATGAAGGAGTCCAGCATATTTCCCATCGCCAAAGAT TGTATGGAGTGGTCGCAGGACTCCGATGTGGCCACGGTGGACACACTGGATCAGCGCTATCTGCTGTGTGCCGACTATGATCGGGACATGGTGCTGATTGAATCGCTGAGAAAATACCGCGAGGAGAACGAAAATGCCAATGTGATGATCTTCACCAACACAAAAAA ATACTGCCAGCTCCTGTCGATGACACTAAAGAGCATGGATATTGACAATGTGTGCCTACACGGCTTTATGCGGCAAAAGGAGCGTGTGGCTGCCCTCAGTCGCTTCAAATCGAACCATATTCGCACACTGATAGCCACAGATGTGGCTGCCCGAGGTCTGGACATACCCAGTGTCCAGTTGGTCATCAATCACATGCTGCCACGCACACCCAAGGAGTACATCCATCGCGTGGGCCGCACAGCAAGGGCCGGACGCAAGGGCATGTCCATTTCCATATTCCGCTTTCCGCGAGACCTTGAGCTGCTGGGCGCCATCGAGGAGGAGATCAACACAAAGCTCACCGAGCATCCTATTGACC AACGCATGGTGGAGCGAATTTTCATGCAAGTGAATGTGACACGCCGCGAGTCAGAGATGCAGTTGGACAACAATGACTTCGATGAGCGTGCTCAGAACTACAGGCGCAAGACTTGGATAATGGAGGGCAAGGATCCGGATGAAATGGAAGCGCT CTATCgtaaaaagcaaaaggataaGCTAAAGGAAATACGACGGAaacggaagcagcagcaggccgaGGCCGCAGCTAGCGAAGAGGGAAAGGCACTACTTCAGGATGAGCGATTCAAGTCTGTGGACAGTGCTCGCTTTGAGAAGAAGAGCAAAGGACGAAGTCAAACGCCGAGAGCTGAGACCGAAAAGAAGCCACTGAAGCGGCTCAACAAAGGCAAACCCAGTGCCCAAAAGGTCAAGACAAAACAGAGAACAAAAGTTCAGGGAAAGATGAAAAAGTGA
- the Nadk2 gene encoding NAD kinase 2, mitochondrial isoform X3: MLKSKKLLQQFAKEYANFTPTNFKLKRALVVTKLSRYEFEQQRNPQLSREQLEKKLRDRGTDVEMILYLHNLHKDFEKRVVQSFQDVGCEVKMASRSSLSKDVMRWADVIVPVGGDGTFLLSAGRASPLFALSQQKTPIVGFNSDPLHSEGRLMLPKHYSDNPADAVARIKSGDFKWMHRSRVRTTFLGNNGEIPESTDLFRHIEVKMEQVTTKPELLDQNMARKYKARMKRVLPYLALNEVFIGEHLSARVSHLQLVLDHQDVVNKTKCSGLCVSTGTGSTSWHTSINRITSRCVEDLLKSLPNSSLPDLSTLLASSEEIAQQYNRNLLFAPDDPRLCYSVREQICVGVWPMPKTFKERDFGQSVFVKSHCLDANLVIDGSIMYPFNDGAKALLEVHPEDALLTIALD; this comes from the exons ATGTTGAAGTCGAAGAAGTTGCTGCAGCAATTTGCCAAAG AGTATGCCAACTTTACGCCTACCAACTTTAAGCTGAAACGAGCCCTGGTGGTCACCAAGTTATCGCGCTATGAGTTCGAACAGCAGCGAAATCCACAGCTCTCGCGGGAGCAACTGGAGAAGAAGCTGCGGGACCGTGGTACCGACGTCGAGATGATTCTGTACCTTCACAATCTGCACAAGGACTTTGAGAAGCGGGTCGTGCAGAGCTTTCAGGACGTGGGTTGTGAGGTGAAGATGGCCAGCAG AAGCTCGTTGAGCAAGGATGTCATGAGATGGGCGGACGTCATCGTGCCGGTGGGCGGCGATGGCACGTTCCTTCTATCCGCCGGCCGTGCTAGTCCGCTTTTCGCGCTAAGCCAGCAGAAGACACCGATTGTGGGCTTCAATTCGGATCCGCTGCACTCGGAGGGGCGGCTCATGCTCCCCAAACACTATTCGGACAATCCAGCCGATGCCGTGGCACGCATTAAAAGT GGCGACTTCAAGTGGATGCATCGCTCGAGGGTTCGCACCACGTTTCTGGGAAACAACGGTGAGATCCCCGAATCAACAGACCTCTTTCGGCATATTGAGGTTAAAATGGAGCAGGTGACTACCAAGCCTGAACTGCTGGACCAGAACATGGCCCGCAAGTATAAGGCCAGAATGAAACGTGTTCTTCCCTACTTGGCTCTCAATGAG GTCTTCATTGGGGAACACCTCTCAGCCCGAGTTTCCCACCTGCAACTGGTGCTGGACCACCAGGATGTGGTGAACAAGACAAAGTGTTCAGGGCTCTGTGTCAGCACCGGCACGGGCTCAACGTCCTGGCACACAAGCATCAATCGCATTACCAGCCGATGTGTGGAGGATCTTTTGAAATCACTGCCAAACAGTAGTTTGCCGGATTTGTCGACACTGCTGGCGAGCTCGGAGGAGATTGCCCAGCAGTATAACCGCAACCTGCTCTTCGCACCCGACGATCCGCGGCTCTGTTACTCGGTCCGGGAGCAAATTTGCGTGGGAGTTTGGCCCATGCCGAAGACCTTCAAGGAGCGCGACTTTGGCCAGAGTGTGTTCGTCAAGTCGCATTGCCTCGATGCCA ACCTGGTTATAGATGGCAGCATTATGTATCCCTTCAACGACGGCGCAAAGGCCCTGCTGGAGGTCCATCCCGAGGATGCCCTGCTGACCATCGCCCTAGACTAA
- the Ctu1 gene encoding cytoplasmic tRNA 2-thiolation protein 1 encodes MPINCKSQCGNRAALKRPKTGDALCKECFFAAFEAEIHHTISSSNLFRRGEKVAVAASGGKDSTVLAHVLKLLNERHDYGLELVLLSIDEGITGYRDDSLETVKQNRDDYQMPLKIISYEELYGWTMDRIVAQIGRSNNCTFCGVFRRQALDRGAKLLGVDSIATGHNADDIAETVLMNVLRGDTARLRRCTDIRTGGGEDSIPRVKPLKYSYEKEIVMYAHYKKLVYFSTECVFAPNAYRGHARAFLKDLEKVRPAVIMDIIYSGEQLRFKDTVKKPVRGICTRCSFVSSQQPCKACVLLEGLNRGLPKLGIGKKSKGDRMIAKQDQELALRERANLVKNDF; translated from the exons ATGCCCATAAACTGCAAATCCCAGTGTGGCAATCGAGCTGCCTTAAAG CGTCCCAAAACTGGCGATGCGCTGTGTAAAGAGTGTTTCTTCGCCGCCTTCGAGGCGGAGATTCATCACACGATCTCCTCCAGCAACTTATTTCGGCGAGGCGAGAAGGTTGCCGTGGCTGCTAGTGGAGGCAAGGATTCCACAGTCTTGGCGCATGT CTTGAAATTGCTAAATGAACGCCATGACTACGGCCTGGAGTTGGTGCTGCTTTCTATAGATGAAGGCATCACTGGATATCGGGACGACAGCCTGGAGACTGTCAAGCAGAACCGTGACGACTATCAGATGCCCCTAAAGATCATCTCCTACGAGGAGTTGTACGGCTGGACGATGGACCGGATTGTGGCGCAGATCGGGCGCTCAAACAACTGCACGTTTTGTGGGGTCTTTCGGCGACAGGCACTGGATCGCGGGGCCAAGCTGCTGGGTGTGGACAGCATAGCCACCGGCCATAATGCCGACGATATCGCCGAGACTGTGCTGATGAACGTGCTTCGTGGGGACACCGCTCGCCTAAGGCGTTGCACCGACATTCGGACCGGCGGCGGAGAGGACTCCATACCCCGGGTGAAGCCACTCAAGTACAGCTACGAAAAAGAGATCGTGATGTACGCACACTACAAGAAGTTGGTGTATTTCTCGACGGAGTGCGTCTTTGCCCCCAACGCTTATCGCGGCCATGCACGAGCCTTCCTCAAGGATCTGGAAAAGGTGCGGCCCGCTGTCATAATGGACATCATTTACTCTGGCGAGCAGCTGCGGTTTAAGGACACCGTCAAAAAGCCAGTGCGCGGCATATGCACTCGGTGCAGTTTCGTCTCCTCGCAGCAGCCGTGCAAGGCGTGCGTTCTCCTCGAAGGCTTGAACCGCGGCCTGCCCAAGCTGGGCATAGGCAAGAAGTCCAAGGGCGATCGAATGATCGCCAAGCAAGACCAGGAATTGGCACTTCGAGAGCGTGCAAATTTAGTAAAAAACGATTTTTAA
- the Nadk2 gene encoding NAD kinase 2, mitochondrial isoform X1 — MLKSKKLLQQFAKEYANFTPTNFKLKRALVVTKLSRYEFEQQRNPQLSREQLEKKLRDRGTDVEMILYLHNLHKDFEKRVVQSFQDVGCEVKMASRLEFRSSLSKDVMRWADVIVPVGGDGTFLLSAGRASPLFALSQQKTPIVGFNSDPLHSEGRLMLPKHYSDNPADAVARIKSGDFKWMHRSRVRTTFLGNNGEIPESTDLFRHIEVKMEQVTTKPELLDQNMARKYKARMKRVLPYLALNEVFIGEHLSARVSHLQLVLDHQDVVNKTKCSGLCVSTGTGSTSWHTSINRITSRCVEDLLKSLPNSSLPDLSTLLASSEEIAQQYNRNLLFAPDDPRLCYSVREQICVGVWPMPKTFKERDFGQSVFVKSHCLDANLVIDGSIMYPFNDGAKALLEVHPEDALLTIALD; from the exons ATGTTGAAGTCGAAGAAGTTGCTGCAGCAATTTGCCAAAG AGTATGCCAACTTTACGCCTACCAACTTTAAGCTGAAACGAGCCCTGGTGGTCACCAAGTTATCGCGCTATGAGTTCGAACAGCAGCGAAATCCACAGCTCTCGCGGGAGCAACTGGAGAAGAAGCTGCGGGACCGTGGTACCGACGTCGAGATGATTCTGTACCTTCACAATCTGCACAAGGACTTTGAGAAGCGGGTCGTGCAGAGCTTTCAGGACGTGGGTTGTGAGGTGAAGATGGCCAGCAG ACTTGAATTTAGAAGCTCGTTGAGCAAGGATGTCATGAGATGGGCGGACGTCATCGTGCCGGTGGGCGGCGATGGCACGTTCCTTCTATCCGCCGGCCGTGCTAGTCCGCTTTTCGCGCTAAGCCAGCAGAAGACACCGATTGTGGGCTTCAATTCGGATCCGCTGCACTCGGAGGGGCGGCTCATGCTCCCCAAACACTATTCGGACAATCCAGCCGATGCCGTGGCACGCATTAAAAGT GGCGACTTCAAGTGGATGCATCGCTCGAGGGTTCGCACCACGTTTCTGGGAAACAACGGTGAGATCCCCGAATCAACAGACCTCTTTCGGCATATTGAGGTTAAAATGGAGCAGGTGACTACCAAGCCTGAACTGCTGGACCAGAACATGGCCCGCAAGTATAAGGCCAGAATGAAACGTGTTCTTCCCTACTTGGCTCTCAATGAG GTCTTCATTGGGGAACACCTCTCAGCCCGAGTTTCCCACCTGCAACTGGTGCTGGACCACCAGGATGTGGTGAACAAGACAAAGTGTTCAGGGCTCTGTGTCAGCACCGGCACGGGCTCAACGTCCTGGCACACAAGCATCAATCGCATTACCAGCCGATGTGTGGAGGATCTTTTGAAATCACTGCCAAACAGTAGTTTGCCGGATTTGTCGACACTGCTGGCGAGCTCGGAGGAGATTGCCCAGCAGTATAACCGCAACCTGCTCTTCGCACCCGACGATCCGCGGCTCTGTTACTCGGTCCGGGAGCAAATTTGCGTGGGAGTTTGGCCCATGCCGAAGACCTTCAAGGAGCGCGACTTTGGCCAGAGTGTGTTCGTCAAGTCGCATTGCCTCGATGCCA ACCTGGTTATAGATGGCAGCATTATGTATCCCTTCAACGACGGCGCAAAGGCCCTGCTGGAGGTCCATCCCGAGGATGCCCTGCTGACCATCGCCCTAGACTAA
- the Boot gene encoding uncharacterized protein Boot: MTSFNAVGAILPLDEYWKNCVHPKPLIPPSYPGARFHTHSNQAGPTQEGQTRQAEQRQVGHRQPGNVRSYKDEDGDSDDDEERVGTSASLENSLNCSADSDFKSNVSQMNYEMDDFNKTYCDESTSWQSESSNSVQGRRPNANTARPNVGQKSNVKSRLNFKNRWNKRNGNQKPRKNNGNTIHHLGANQNQQQQQARFMMQEHMRYAYNSFRDNTVDQPPNVLMNHTNNLQTIPQNPPDMFYSSTVTSMIDSVANLAVSRVPNQSYVSFETPGPSLNAGNGAQAQLNTQPNPGHQVELNNYTVQQVARHVSLMMTTVSNIDTQETPEYFKSKKSGNAAGGQSHIYDQPEGFN, translated from the exons ATGACATCCTTTAACGCCGTCGGGGCAATTTTGCCACTGG ATGAATACTGGAAAAACTGTGTTCATCCGAAACCGCTTATACCGCCGAGTTACCCTGGAGCGAGATTCCACACACATAGTAATCAGGCAGGCCCCACCCAAGAGGGTCAGACCAGGCAGGCAGAGCAACGGCAGGTTGGCCACCGCCAGCCTGGTAACGTGCGCTCCTACAAGGACGAAGATGGCGATagcgacgatgacgaggagcGTGTTGGAACAAGCGCGTCATTGGAGAACTCACTGAACTGCAGCGCCGACAGCGATTTTAAATCGAACGTGAGTCAAATGAACTACGAGATGGATGACTTTAATAAGACCTACTGCGACGAGTCAACGTCGTGGCAGAGCGAGAGTTCCAACTCCGTCCAGGGCCGCCGTCCCAACGCCAACACTGCGCGCCCCAATGTTGGCCAAAAGAGCAACGTCAAGTCCCGACTCAATTTCAAAAACCGCTGGAACAAGCGAAATGGAAACCAGAAGCCCCGCAAGAACAATGGAAACACCATTCATCACCTGGGTGCTAACCaaaaccagcaacaacagcaggcaCGCTTCATGATGCAGGAACATATGCGCTATGCATATAACTCCTTCAGGGACAATACTGTGGATCAGCCACCCAACGTACTAATGAATCATACGAATAATTTGCAGACTATTCCACAGAATCCCCCGGATATGTTCTACTCAAGCACCGTCACCTCGATGATAGACTCGGTCGCCAATCTGGCCGTTAGCCGCGTCCCTAATCAATCGTACGTGAGCTTCGAAACTCCAGGGCCATCGTTGAACGCTGGCAATGGTGCTCAAGCTCAGCTTAACACTCAGCCAAATCCGGGCCACCAAGTGGAATTAAACAATTACACCGTCCAGCAGGTGGCGCGCCATGTGAGTTTGATGATGACGACAGTGAGCAATATCGACACTCAAGAAACTCCCGAGTATTTTAAG AGTAAGAAATCGGGAAATGCAGCCGGAGGGCAGTCCCATATATACGACCAACCGGAGGGCTTTAACTAG